One genomic segment of Vulpes vulpes isolate BD-2025 chromosome 2, VulVul3, whole genome shotgun sequence includes these proteins:
- the TMEM106A gene encoding transmembrane protein 106A isoform X3, translating into MMGETFSHLGSREENKSILPRSPATGSKAACYSSTRSSKSFCFPVPCEGAASASFVTCPTCQGSGEIPQELEKQLVALIPYGDQRLKPRHTKLFVFLAVLICLVTSSLIVFFLFPRSIAVQPAGLNSSTVAFDDTDIHLNITNILNISNSNYYPITVTQLTIEVLHLSLVVGQVSNSLLLHISPLASEQIFYAVTNKIKDENTYFLLGICLPSPLPSGKLCKEPDEPGPSHAPALPAAVAAAEPSATSSGPKPSACDGPPSAL; encoded by the exons ATGATGGGTGAGACGTTCTCCCACTTGGGCTCTCGGGAGGAGAACAAGTCCATCCTGCCCCGAAGCCCAGCCACTGGCAGCAAGGCTGCCTGCTACTCCAGCACCCGAAGCAGCAAGTCTTTTTGTTTTCCCGTGCCTTGTGAAGGGGCTGCCAGTGCCAGCTTTGTGACTTGTCCCACTTGCCAGGGCAGCGGGGAGATCCCTCAAG AGCTAGAGAAGCAACTAGTGGCTCTCATCCCCTATGGGGACCAGAGGCTGAAGCCCAGGCACAC GAAGCTCTTCGTGTTCCTGGCAGTGCTCATCTGCCTTGTGACCTCCTCCCTCATCGTCTTTTTCCTGTTCCCCCGGTCCATTGCTGTGCAGCCTGCAGGCCTCAACTCCTCCACAGTGGCCTTTGACGATACTGATATCCACCTCAACATAACG AATATCTTAAACATCTCCAATAGCAACTACTACCCCATCACTGTGACTCAGCTGACCATCGAGGTTCTACACCTGTCCCTTGTGGTAGGGCAGGTCTCCAACAGCCTCCTCCTCCACATCAGCCCTTTGGCCAGTGAACAG ATATTTTATGCAGTGACCAACAAGATCAAGGATGAAAACACATA CTTCCTCCTAGGCATCTgtcttccctccccactcccttctgGGAAGctctgcaaggaacctgatgaaCCTGGCCCCTCTCATGCACCTGCTCttcctgctgctgttgctgctgctgagcCATCAGCCACCTCCTCCGGTCCAAAGCCATCTGCCTGCGACGGGCCTCCCAGTG CCCTGTGA
- the TMEM106A gene encoding transmembrane protein 106A isoform X1 has protein sequence MMGETFSHLGSREENKSILPRSPATGSKAACYSSTRSSKSFCFPVPCEGAASASFVTCPTCQGSGEIPQELEKQLVALIPYGDQRLKPRHTKLFVFLAVLICLVTSSLIVFFLFPRSIAVQPAGLNSSTVAFDDTDIHLNITNILNISNSNYYPITVTQLTIEVLHLSLVVGQVSNSLLLHISPLASEQIFYAVTNKIKDENTYKICSWMKIKVHHVLLHIHFLLGICLPSPLPSGKLCKEPDEPGPSHAPALPAAVAAAEPSATSSGPKPSACDGPPSGEPFHCPHYWPPPDGDPLHLRAPIRSGRDTTFWKIPWNA, from the exons ATGATGGGTGAGACGTTCTCCCACTTGGGCTCTCGGGAGGAGAACAAGTCCATCCTGCCCCGAAGCCCAGCCACTGGCAGCAAGGCTGCCTGCTACTCCAGCACCCGAAGCAGCAAGTCTTTTTGTTTTCCCGTGCCTTGTGAAGGGGCTGCCAGTGCCAGCTTTGTGACTTGTCCCACTTGCCAGGGCAGCGGGGAGATCCCTCAAG AGCTAGAGAAGCAACTAGTGGCTCTCATCCCCTATGGGGACCAGAGGCTGAAGCCCAGGCACAC GAAGCTCTTCGTGTTCCTGGCAGTGCTCATCTGCCTTGTGACCTCCTCCCTCATCGTCTTTTTCCTGTTCCCCCGGTCCATTGCTGTGCAGCCTGCAGGCCTCAACTCCTCCACAGTGGCCTTTGACGATACTGATATCCACCTCAACATAACG AATATCTTAAACATCTCCAATAGCAACTACTACCCCATCACTGTGACTCAGCTGACCATCGAGGTTCTACACCTGTCCCTTGTGGTAGGGCAGGTCTCCAACAGCCTCCTCCTCCACATCAGCCCTTTGGCCAGTGAACAG ATATTTTATGCAGTGACCAACAAGATCAAGGATGAAAACACATA cAAAATCTGTTCCTGGATGAAAATCAAAGTCCACCATGTGCTTTTGCACATCCA CTTCCTCCTAGGCATCTgtcttccctccccactcccttctgGGAAGctctgcaaggaacctgatgaaCCTGGCCCCTCTCATGCACCTGCTCttcctgctgctgttgctgctgctgagcCATCAGCCACCTCCTCCGGTCCAAAGCCATCTGCCTGCGACGGGCCTCCCAGTG GTGAACCCTTTCACTGCCCCCACTACTGGCCCCCACCGGATGGGGACCCCCTACATCTGAGGGCCCCCATCCGATCTGGGAGAGACACCACATTTTGGAAGATCCCATGGAATGCTTAG
- the TMEM106A gene encoding transmembrane protein 106A isoform X4, with protein sequence MMGETFSHLGSREENKSILPRSPATGSKAACYSSTRSSKSFCFPVPCEGAASASFVTCPTCQGSGEIPQELEKQLVALIPYGDQRLKPRHTKLFVFLAVLICLVTSSLIVFFLFPRSIAVQPAGLNSSTVAFDDTDIHLNITNILNISNSNYYPITVTQLTIEVLHLSLVVGQVSNSLLLHISPLASEQIFYAVTNKIKDENTYKICSWMKIKVHHVLLHIQGTLTCSYLSHSEQLVFQSYEYVDCRGNSSVPHLLLAPHPP encoded by the exons ATGATGGGTGAGACGTTCTCCCACTTGGGCTCTCGGGAGGAGAACAAGTCCATCCTGCCCCGAAGCCCAGCCACTGGCAGCAAGGCTGCCTGCTACTCCAGCACCCGAAGCAGCAAGTCTTTTTGTTTTCCCGTGCCTTGTGAAGGGGCTGCCAGTGCCAGCTTTGTGACTTGTCCCACTTGCCAGGGCAGCGGGGAGATCCCTCAAG AGCTAGAGAAGCAACTAGTGGCTCTCATCCCCTATGGGGACCAGAGGCTGAAGCCCAGGCACAC GAAGCTCTTCGTGTTCCTGGCAGTGCTCATCTGCCTTGTGACCTCCTCCCTCATCGTCTTTTTCCTGTTCCCCCGGTCCATTGCTGTGCAGCCTGCAGGCCTCAACTCCTCCACAGTGGCCTTTGACGATACTGATATCCACCTCAACATAACG AATATCTTAAACATCTCCAATAGCAACTACTACCCCATCACTGTGACTCAGCTGACCATCGAGGTTCTACACCTGTCCCTTGTGGTAGGGCAGGTCTCCAACAGCCTCCTCCTCCACATCAGCCCTTTGGCCAGTGAACAG ATATTTTATGCAGTGACCAACAAGATCAAGGATGAAAACACATA cAAAATCTGTTCCTGGATGAAAATCAAAGTCCACCATGTGCTTTTGCACATCCA GGGCACCCTGACCTGTTCCTACCTGAGCCATTCAGAGCAGCTAGTCTTCCAGAGTTATGAATATGTGGACTGCCGGGGGAATTCATCGGTGCCCCACTTGCTGCTGGCCCCTCACCCACCATGA
- the TMEM106A gene encoding transmembrane protein 106A isoform X2, protein MMGETFSHLGSREENKSILPRSPATGSKAACYSSTRSSKSFCFPVPCEGAASASFVTCPTCQGSGEIPQELEKQLVALIPYGDQRLKPRHTKLFVFLAVLICLVTSSLIVFFLFPRSIAVQPAGLNSSTVAFDDTDIHLNITNILNISNSNYYPITVTQLTIEVLHLSLVVGQVSNSLLLHISPLASEQIFYAVTNKIKDENTYKICSWMKIKVHHVLLHIHFLLGICLPSPLPSGKLCKEPDEPGPSHAPALPAAVAAAEPSATSSGPKPSACDGPPSAL, encoded by the exons ATGATGGGTGAGACGTTCTCCCACTTGGGCTCTCGGGAGGAGAACAAGTCCATCCTGCCCCGAAGCCCAGCCACTGGCAGCAAGGCTGCCTGCTACTCCAGCACCCGAAGCAGCAAGTCTTTTTGTTTTCCCGTGCCTTGTGAAGGGGCTGCCAGTGCCAGCTTTGTGACTTGTCCCACTTGCCAGGGCAGCGGGGAGATCCCTCAAG AGCTAGAGAAGCAACTAGTGGCTCTCATCCCCTATGGGGACCAGAGGCTGAAGCCCAGGCACAC GAAGCTCTTCGTGTTCCTGGCAGTGCTCATCTGCCTTGTGACCTCCTCCCTCATCGTCTTTTTCCTGTTCCCCCGGTCCATTGCTGTGCAGCCTGCAGGCCTCAACTCCTCCACAGTGGCCTTTGACGATACTGATATCCACCTCAACATAACG AATATCTTAAACATCTCCAATAGCAACTACTACCCCATCACTGTGACTCAGCTGACCATCGAGGTTCTACACCTGTCCCTTGTGGTAGGGCAGGTCTCCAACAGCCTCCTCCTCCACATCAGCCCTTTGGCCAGTGAACAG ATATTTTATGCAGTGACCAACAAGATCAAGGATGAAAACACATA cAAAATCTGTTCCTGGATGAAAATCAAAGTCCACCATGTGCTTTTGCACATCCA CTTCCTCCTAGGCATCTgtcttccctccccactcccttctgGGAAGctctgcaaggaacctgatgaaCCTGGCCCCTCTCATGCACCTGCTCttcctgctgctgttgctgctgctgagcCATCAGCCACCTCCTCCGGTCCAAAGCCATCTGCCTGCGACGGGCCTCCCAGTG CCCTGTGA